ATCCGGGTTGATGTGCCGACATCAGGTGAATATCGGTTGGGACGGACGGTTGTACGACTGTGATTTCAATCAGGCCCTTGGTCTGCCTGCTCAACCGGGGACGTCCAGCACCGTGAACGATTTTGATCAGGCGGCAATGGTCAACAGGGTCATTGCCACCGGGCTGCACTGCCTGGGCTGCACGGCCGGGGCTGGATCAAGTTGCGGCGGCGCCATTGAATCGTAAAATTGTTCAATGTTGACAATGGGTGCCATATGGGCCACCCCTCGTGCATGACTCTTGACGCAATACTTCGTTTTATTGAACGGAACTTCATTCTCATCGCCCTGGCCATGTCGGCTGCGGCCTTGGCTCATCCCCCCTGCTTCACCTGGATCAAGCCCCACATCCCCCTGGGACTCGGCATCATTATGTTCGGCATGGGGCTGACCCTTGATTTTGAAGATTTTAGAGATATTCTGCGAAAATGGCATTTGGTGGGACTCGGCATGGTGCTCCAGTTTGCGATCATGCCTTCGCTGGCAGTGGGTATTGCTTATGCCCTGAACCTGCCTGCCGAGGCCGTTGTCGGCATGGTTGTGGTCGGGGCCTGCCCCGGCGGAACCGCGTCCAATGTCATCGCCTATCTGGCCCGTGCCAATGTCCCCCTCTCGGTGACACTGACGCTTGCCTCCACATGTCTTGCCCCGGTTCTGACACCTGCGATCATCTATTTTCTCCTGAAACAACAGGTGGAGATCGATTTTTGGTCAATGGCCATGTCCGTATTCTGGATCGTGGTGTTCCCGTTGATGGACGGCCTTATTCTGCGTCGCCTGTTTCGCAAGCGGCTGGAATCGATTCTGCGTTGTTTTCCGGCTCTTTCCATTGCGGTCATCACTTTGCTTGTCGCGTGTATTATTGGTCTGAACCAACAGACACTGCTGGCTTTTCCTGTTTTGGTACTGCTGGCCGTGATCCTGCACAACGGACTCGGATTGACCGCAGGTTATGGCATTGCCAGGCTTTTCCGGTGTTCGAAACGGGATGCGCGCACCCTTGCCATCGAGGTGGGGATGCAGAATTCCGGGCTTGGCGTGGCACTGTCCATCAAGTTTTTCGGTCCTGCCATGGCCCTGCCGGGTGCACTTTTCAGCTTGTGGCACAATCTCTCCGGCGTCACCTTGGCAAAACGTTGGCGAACCTTGTCCGACTGAGTTTCCCTGTTGCTCACCGGTCGATGATTTCTCTTTTTTTGCTTGACCTGTGTTACTCGTTTGTTATTAGTATGCCCTTGTCGATTATGATTTTGGACATAATGATCACGCAGAATGAGAGGAGTACGTGATGAAAAAAGTGACTGTCGTTGCTGTGGTTCTGTGTTTAGTGCTTTTTGCCAGCCAGGCCTTTGCCCATTTTGGCATGTTGATCCCGAGCACGGACGAACTGACGCAGGAAAGCCGGACTGTTGAGTTGACCTTGTCCTTTTCCCATCCGTTCGAAATGGTGGGTATGGATTTGGAAAAGCCCGCTGAATTTTTCGTTGTCATCGACAACCAGGATAAGGTGAATCTGCTGGATACGCTCAAGGAAACCAAGGTCATGGATCATCAGGCCTGGAAGACGAGCTTCACTCCAAAGGGACCGGGACTGTATGCCTTTGTTTTTGATCCGGTTCCCTACAAGGAAGATGCCGAAAACAATTACATCCGTCACATAACCAAGGTTGTGGTGGACGGGTACGGTGAAGGCGAAGAGTGGAATACCCCTGTAGGCCTGGATACCGAAATCGTGCCCCTGACCCGGCCGTTCGGCAACTATGCCGGTAACGTGTTCCAGGGCGTGGTCATGCTCCACGGCAAGCCCGCTCCCTACACCCGTGTGGAAGTCGAGTATTACAATCAGGATCAGAAGAAGCAGGCGCCCTACGAGCGCATGGTCACGCAGGAAGTGATCGCTGACGGTCAGGGCGTGTTTACCTTTGTCTGTCCCTGGAAGGGGTGGTGGGGTTTTGCCGGTCTGAACGCCGACGACAAGCCGTATGAAGGCCGTGAGCTGGAGATGGGCGCGGTTATCTGGGTGGAAATGAAATAATCCAAATGTCTGGGCAAGCCCGTGGCGGACGAAGTATTCGTCAGGGCTTGCCTGGGCGACGGTCGTACATCCTCAAAATGATGGGCGTGACGAACTCGTCGGGGAACGCACCACAAATTGCCCCGAGGTACGCTCCGACAATGGACCCCACCACCAGGTTGGCCCCGTCCGGGCTGACAGCCACCTGTGACAGGGTGCCGACAAAGGTGCCCATGAACGCTCCCATCATCCAACCATCGTTGTTGACCCCGCGATAGGGTTTCATTCCGCGTAATGTGCGGACGAGATCTTTTAGAAAAAAGCCGGTAAATCCCCCCATAAAGGCCCCCATAAGGGTCAGCATCATGCCCGGAAAAGCCGTGTGCAGTGTCAGGCCGTATCGGATCGAGCCTTCCACTATGCCTGCCAGGCCGCCAATGGCCAGGGTGCCGTGAAAGCTCTTTTCCTTGACGTCAAGTTTGGGAATGATGTGGTGCATGGTTCCTCCTGCACTGTGGGAAATCCTTTCCCTTCTGCGTGTAGTTATCTCATAACTGCCAAAATCGTGCCGCTCTTCGATGCCTTTCATCATATTTAAAACACTAGTTAAACAGTTGTTTGAAAGAGTGTTTGCGTTTTACATTTTTTGGGTGGTTGTGTATGAAATCAAAGTTTGTGCAAAATATGCAACATCAGTGTTTCCGGGGCGAGTTCTCTCGCCAGATCTGGGAGGGTACCGGACACATTGCAACAGGCTGGTTCCGCTAAGTCGGTAGCCGCCGAAGGGGGAAGGATGAAACGTGTTTCCATTGTGTTTTTTTTCTGTTTTCTTGCCTGTCTGCTGACAACCGCTTCTGTGGTGCAGGCAGGCGGTTTTGCCTTGTACGAATGGGGTAACCGTGCTTTGGGCATGGGCACGGCCAACTATGCAACCGGAAATGACGCCTCTGTCGTCGCCTATAACCCCGCTTTGATGACCAAGCTTGAAGGCACCAATGTGTATGGTGGTGTTACTGCCATTTCTCCGTCCTCCGATGTCTACATCGATGGAAATAAGAATCAGACAGCGAGTCAGGTTTTTGGTGTTCCCCATGGCTTTATTACCCATCAGGTATCCGATGACTGGACACTTGGTTTCGGTATGTTTACCCGGTTCGGACTTGGCACCAAGTATGACGAGCACTGGGATGGCGCAACCCTACTCAAAGAGGCGGAGCTGGAGACGTTTTCCTTCAATCCGAGTGCGGCCTACAAGGTCACTGATGATCTTTCCGTGGCTGGCGGTATAGAGGTGATCAAGGGGAACTTCCTGATCCGAAAGCAGTTTAACGCGGCTTTTCCAGACAGTACCTTCAAGGTTGACGTGGCCGACACCGCGATCGGTTTCAATATGGGACTGCTTTACGACCTGTCCGACCAGCTTTCCCTGGGCTTGACCTACCGGTCTCCGGTCCATTTCGAAGGCAAAGGCAGTGCTTCCGTATCCGATGCTGGTGCATTCAACCAGAGCGGCGATGTGACAATGACTGCGGATTTTCCGGCCAGCTACAATGTGGCGTTGGGGTACACGCCCTTCGAGAACCTGACCATCGAATTCGACGTGCTGTATACCCAGTGGGAGCAGTTTGACCGGATTGAGTTCGACTTCTCCAACATGGCAGCACCCGTGGTCGACACAGCTGAGGATTTCAACTACAAGTCCACCTGGCGTTTCCAGCTCGGATTGGAATATCTTATGAGCGAGATGCTGGCATTGCGCGCAGGGTATGTTTATGACCAGACCCCGACTCGCGGGGAGTATGCTTCAGTAATGCTTCCCGCAAACGACCGCCAGATGTTCACCGTTGGCGCCGGGTAC
The nucleotide sequence above comes from Pseudodesulfovibrio sp. S3. Encoded proteins:
- a CDS encoding bile acid:sodium symporter family protein, whose translation is MTLDAILRFIERNFILIALAMSAAALAHPPCFTWIKPHIPLGLGIIMFGMGLTLDFEDFRDILRKWHLVGLGMVLQFAIMPSLAVGIAYALNLPAEAVVGMVVVGACPGGTASNVIAYLARANVPLSVTLTLASTCLAPVLTPAIIYFLLKQQVEIDFWSMAMSVFWIVVFPLMDGLILRRLFRKRLESILRCFPALSIAVITLLVACIIGLNQQTLLAFPVLVLLAVILHNGLGLTAGYGIARLFRCSKRDARTLAIEVGMQNSGLGVALSIKFFGPAMALPGALFSLWHNLSGVTLAKRWRTLSD
- a CDS encoding DUF4198 domain-containing protein — its product is MKKVTVVAVVLCLVLFASQAFAHFGMLIPSTDELTQESRTVELTLSFSHPFEMVGMDLEKPAEFFVVIDNQDKVNLLDTLKETKVMDHQAWKTSFTPKGPGLYAFVFDPVPYKEDAENNYIRHITKVVVDGYGEGEEWNTPVGLDTEIVPLTRPFGNYAGNVFQGVVMLHGKPAPYTRVEVEYYNQDQKKQAPYERMVTQEVIADGQGVFTFVCPWKGWWGFAGLNADDKPYEGRELEMGAVIWVEMK
- a CDS encoding OmpP1/FadL family transporter, which codes for MKRVSIVFFFCFLACLLTTASVVQAGGFALYEWGNRALGMGTANYATGNDASVVAYNPALMTKLEGTNVYGGVTAISPSSDVYIDGNKNQTASQVFGVPHGFITHQVSDDWTLGFGMFTRFGLGTKYDEHWDGATLLKEAELETFSFNPSAAYKVTDDLSVAGGIEVIKGNFLIRKQFNAAFPDSTFKVDVADTAIGFNMGLLYDLSDQLSLGLTYRSPVHFEGKGSASVSDAGAFNQSGDVTMTADFPASYNVALGYTPFENLTIEFDVLYTQWEQFDRIEFDFSNMAAPVVDTAEDFNYKSTWRFQLGLEYLMSEMLALRAGYVYDQTPTRGEYASVMLPANDRQMFTVGAGYKWDNLLVDVSGMYIVTKERHGMTMTNSAGTSYDVDFEGGKTWAIGSSIGYTF